A single window of Eucalyptus grandis isolate ANBG69807.140 chromosome 1, ASM1654582v1, whole genome shotgun sequence DNA harbors:
- the LOC104442897 gene encoding ankyrin repeat-containing protein NPR4-like: MSCLKNEARLKELQLSYVIVVKVLSLGPQHYQRRQCSGKRLAVKKLTTAIKKWRGSFPPNNAKGNNILHVAAQYKQVNFIRDILQHQSRSSLLWQGNDRGDTPLHVAAKVGNDHAVRVFTDLAKSLDQLDACKKLLERQNNKEDSSLHYAIRGGHESVVELLIKEDPHLCDITNAVGEYPLYLATHRSLPNIIEPILQASSSPCSHKGPKGLTALHAAVHSSLTISDKILEKRPDLINEGDDIRWTPLHYVAYSGKDEAVRLLLKHDTSAAYGLDKEGDSALHIAAFQGHIKVIDELVTVCPDAWDIINNKGQTALHATVIGGQVKVVKYIIGTSNLEDLINEQDTDGNTALHLAVLHKKYIIYILAQDKGVDCSATNKEHLTAHDIFYAHKEVGYAAAKAHHLLGEFGAFYFQRAVVENVKKWLDKPNDISITTERNIAYQENYDVFAKFQILVSVLIATVAFGASLTMPGGYNNDNGMAILAGRAAFQAFVILNSIAFGLSVLALTLQYAATAMKGHLRVGYASTATNCAYTAEIAMILAFACCTYVVFPRTIGLGIVSIVGSQSKPTVAVLKIDRSAAKANKLRLLLYVKDVQVDSITVNQKIIQEG, from the exons ATGTCATGCTTGAAAAATGAAGCCAGATTGAAGGAGCTTCAGTTGAGTTATGTCATCGTAGTTAAGGTCCTTAGTCTAGGCCCACAGCATTACCAGCGCAGGCAGTGTTCTGGGAAGAGACTTGCTGTTAAAAAGCTCACAACTGCAATCAA AAAATGGAGAGGATCTTTTCCACCAAACAACGCCAAGGGGAACAATATTCTTCACGTTGCGGCTCAATACAAGCAGGTAAATTTCATCCGAGATATTCTGCAACATCAATCAAGATCGTCCCTTCTTTGGCAAGGTAACGACAGAGGAGACACTCCCTTACATGTTGCTGCTAAAGTGGGAAACGACCATGCGGTTCGAGTCTTCACGGATTTGGCAAAATCACTAGATCAACTTGATGCATGCAAAAAGCTACTTGAGAGACAGAATAATAAGGAGGATTCCTCGCTGCACTATGCAATTAGAGGAGGTCACGAGTCGGTGGTTGAGTTGCTGATTAAAGAAGATCCTCACCTATGTGATATTACTAATGCTGTTGGTGAGTACCCGCTTTATCTTGCAACACATCGAAGCCTTCCAAATATCATTGAGCCGATTTTACAGGCTTCCTCGTCGCCATGCTCTCATAAGGGCCCTAAGGGACTGACAGCTCTACATGCCGCAGTGCACTCCTCACTAACAA TTTCGGATAAAATCTTGGAGAAGAGACCAGACTTGATCAATGAAGGAGATGATATTCGGTGGACTCCTCTTCATTATGTCGCTTACTCTGGAAAAGACGAAGCAGTTCGACTGCTCCTGAAACACGATACTTCTGCGGCATATGGCTTAGACAAAGAGGGAGATTCAGCTCTTCACATTGCAGCGTTTCAAGGCCACATCAAAGTCATTGACGAGCTCGTTACAGTTTGTCCTGATGCTTGGGACATCATAAACAACAAAGGGCAAACGGCTCTTCATGCAACTGTCATTGGAGGACAAGTAAAGGTAGTCAAGTACATAATAGGGACGTCAAACCTGGAGGATCTTATCAACGAACAAGATACTGATGGAAACACGGCTCTACATTTGGCTGtgcttcataaaaaatacatCATTTACATATTGGCACAAGATAAGGGGGTGGACTGTTCAGCCACAAATAAGGAACATTTGACCGCCCATGACATTTTTTATGCTCACAAAGAG GTCGGCTACGCTGCCGCAAAAGCTCATCACTTGTTGGGAGAATTTGGTGCGTTCTATTTTCAACGCGCGGTTGTTGAAAATGTTAAGAAGTGGCTAGACAAGCCAAATGATATCTCTATAACCACAGAAAGGAATATTGCCTACCAAGAAAATTACGATGTATTTGCCAAGTTTCAAATACTAGTGTCGGTACTCATAGCCACAGTTGCCTTCGGCGCGTCCTTGACGATGCCCGGAGGTTATAACAACGACAATGGAATGGCGATTCTTGCTGGCAGGGCAGCTTTCCAAGCCTTTGTGATATTGAACTCTATAGCGTTCGGTTTGTCAGTGCTGGCATTAACCTTACAATACGCTGCTACTGCCATGAAAGGTCACCTGAGGGTAGGATATGCCAGCACCGCCACAAATTGCGCTTACACGGCTGAGATTGCGATGATACTAGCCTTTGCTTGTTGTACGTATGTTGTATTTCCCAGAACCATCGGGCTCGGAATCGTTTCTATTGTTGG CAGTCAAAGTAAACCAACTGTGGCCGTGCTCAAGATTGACAGGAGCGCTGCAAAGGCCAACAAGTTGAGACTTCTCCTGTACGTGAAGGATGTCCAAGTCGACTCCATCACAGTTAACCAAAAAATAATCCAAGAGGGTTAG